In one window of Kosmotoga pacifica DNA:
- a CDS encoding ABC transporter substrate-binding protein → MRKVTLLLLGVLIIATMVISAPVLHMYTALDVNEAKIYIEAFEKATGIKVDWVRMSSGEVVARLTAERNNPRASIWFGGPAVDFIAAKKRGLLEPYKSPNAWSLDLTFKDYDGYWTGFYLGVIGFASNTEQLKELGVEAPTSWQDLLKPEFKGRISVAYPYTSGTSYTILAGLIALMGEDEAFDYYKKLDKQIHHYNKSGSACVTQVGLGEVTVGISFAHDIVKKGVSKGYPVKLTIPKEGTSYEIGAMAVVKGGPEPELAHKFIDWMLTAEAQSLMKNWFRVPLNPDAEVVEGAVRITDVNVIPLDFVYFGNAKDRIIERWKNEIQYGD, encoded by the coding sequence GTGAGAAAGGTAACGTTGTTACTTCTTGGGGTTCTCATCATTGCAACTATGGTTATTTCAGCTCCGGTCCTTCACATGTATACCGCCCTGGATGTTAATGAAGCAAAGATTTACATCGAAGCGTTTGAAAAAGCGACGGGCATCAAGGTAGATTGGGTCAGGATGTCTTCGGGTGAAGTAGTAGCGAGACTTACAGCCGAAAGAAATAACCCGAGAGCCAGTATATGGTTCGGTGGACCCGCAGTAGATTTCATAGCCGCGAAGAAAAGGGGTTTGCTCGAACCTTATAAGTCACCAAACGCATGGAGTCTTGATCTCACTTTCAAAGACTACGATGGATACTGGACAGGTTTCTATCTGGGTGTCATCGGGTTTGCGAGTAACACAGAGCAGTTAAAAGAACTCGGCGTGGAAGCGCCTACTTCATGGCAAGACCTTCTGAAGCCGGAATTCAAGGGAAGAATTTCCGTAGCATATCCTTACACATCTGGTACTTCCTACACCATTCTAGCCGGTCTTATTGCCCTCATGGGTGAAGATGAAGCCTTTGACTACTACAAAAAGCTTGACAAACAGATCCACCATTACAACAAGTCCGGTTCCGCGTGTGTCACACAGGTTGGTCTTGGTGAAGTTACTGTGGGTATTTCCTTCGCTCATGATATTGTGAAGAAAGGTGTTTCAAAGGGCTATCCGGTTAAACTGACAATCCCGAAAGAAGGAACATCATATGAAATAGGGGCTATGGCTGTAGTTAAAGGTGGTCCAGAACCCGAACTTGCCCACAAATTTATCGACTGGATGCTCACAGCAGAAGCTCAAAGTCTCATGAAGAACTGGTTCAGGGTTCCATTGAACCCGGACGCCGAAGTGGTTGAAGGTGCTGTAAGAATTACCGATGTTAACGTGATTCCACTAGATTTTGTGTACTTTGGAAATGCAAAAGACAGAATAATTGAAAGATGGAAAAATGAAATTCAATACGGTGATTGA
- a CDS encoding PfkB family carbohydrate kinase, with translation MKITFIGHVSKDINIVIEDKKVIPGGGVFFGSMAVVHLGEKAEVFTKCALDDVEVFTIMKEEGVETHFLPSPTTTSIENYYPTPNPDDRTSRILSLAEPFNKTDLPAESREIIHVNPLWYGEFPEELLPLVRQRTGFLIGDAQGFLRNIEDGKMIYRNWKNKEKYLELFDLFKVDIKEAKILTGVDELKESVQKIYRMGPKMVIGTQSESVIVFDGKNLYEAPFGDWKLEGRTGRGDTCTAAFVVGYGRFGMPQAVKFAAEVTTEKMQYPGPFKDRGTL, from the coding sequence GTGAAAATAACGTTTATTGGCCATGTCTCAAAAGATATCAATATCGTGATAGAGGATAAAAAGGTCATTCCCGGCGGAGGAGTCTTTTTCGGGAGCATGGCTGTTGTACATCTGGGTGAGAAAGCAGAGGTTTTCACTAAATGTGCGCTGGATGATGTAGAAGTATTTACCATAATGAAAGAAGAAGGTGTAGAAACTCATTTTCTCCCCAGCCCCACCACGACGAGCATTGAAAATTACTACCCAACCCCGAACCCCGACGACAGAACGAGCCGGATTTTATCACTCGCAGAACCCTTTAATAAGACAGATCTGCCTGCTGAAAGCAGGGAAATCATTCACGTAAATCCGCTCTGGTACGGAGAATTTCCGGAAGAACTATTGCCTCTGGTGCGTCAGCGCACCGGTTTTTTGATCGGAGATGCCCAGGGATTTCTCAGAAACATTGAAGACGGGAAGATGATTTACAGAAACTGGAAAAATAAAGAAAAATATCTGGAGCTCTTCGATCTCTTCAAAGTGGATATTAAGGAAGCTAAGATTTTGACCGGAGTAGATGAGCTAAAAGAATCTGTTCAGAAGATCTATCGAATGGGGCCTAAGATGGTTATAGGAACGCAGTCTGAAAGTGTAATCGTGTTTGACGGGAAAAATCTATATGAAGCTCCTTTTGGTGATTGGAAGCTTGAAGGCCGGACAGGGAGGGGAGATACCTGTACCGCGGCTTTTGTTGTGGGGTATGGAAGATTCGGAATGCCCCAGGCTGTAAAATTTGCAGCTGAAGTAACCACTGAAAAAATGCAATATCCCGGCCCTTTCAAAGATAGAGGGACTTTATAG
- a CDS encoding ABC transporter permease translates to MYFTKQLKRIFNEPTLFITLLAIWLLLGVFVIYPIVMVAMTSLKDYDGNFSLNTYKMLFTKVYFRRPLFNSLKLGATVASISAIIGYIFAFAVTRINVPGKRIFTTVATFPIVSPPFVIALAAILLFGRNGIITHDILKDSLKIDIYGFGGLSLVETLAYFPTAFLSLEGILRSINPALEEASLSMGYSKWRTFWKVTFPLSMPGIFSAWLLVFAQSMADFGNPMILSGNYQVLSVAAYLEITGSFNLSTGSGLAILLLIPTIVAFTLQKYWLSKKSYVTITGKPSTMSILEPSKAVKTLFTVVLLIFTAAILMFYGTVFYGSFTKLWGVDHTLSLKNYKFVFDVGLEYIKDTIILAAVATPISGILGMLIAYFVSRKEFPGKRLTEATSLLTFAIPGTVVGIGYLLSFNDRPLMLTGTAAIIVLIFVFRNLPVGVQNGVAALEQIDRSIEEASLDMGASSATTFWKVTLPLITPAFFSGLFFTFVKSMTAISAVIFVVSGSWNLVTVAILGSVENSDLAQAAAYSYVLIFIVVVMMFLLRMLTYRFSYERKIAR, encoded by the coding sequence ATGTACTTCACGAAGCAGTTAAAAAGAATTTTTAACGAACCCACGTTATTTATTACCCTGCTTGCAATCTGGCTCCTTCTTGGAGTATTTGTCATATATCCCATAGTTATGGTCGCTATGACCAGTTTGAAAGATTACGATGGCAACTTCTCGCTAAACACCTATAAAATGCTCTTTACCAAAGTGTATTTCAGAAGGCCTTTGTTCAACAGTCTGAAGCTCGGTGCTACAGTAGCGAGTATCAGTGCCATCATAGGCTACATTTTTGCCTTTGCGGTAACACGTATAAATGTTCCGGGAAAGAGGATATTTACCACTGTCGCAACTTTTCCGATCGTTTCACCGCCTTTTGTGATAGCACTTGCCGCAATATTGCTTTTTGGAAGGAATGGAATCATAACACACGATATATTAAAGGATAGCCTAAAGATCGATATATACGGTTTTGGAGGACTGAGCCTTGTTGAAACACTGGCATACTTCCCCACAGCTTTTTTGAGCCTTGAGGGAATATTGAGATCCATAAACCCGGCTCTTGAAGAGGCATCCCTCAGTATGGGATACAGCAAATGGAGAACTTTCTGGAAAGTGACCTTTCCTCTCTCCATGCCCGGAATCTTCTCCGCCTGGCTTCTTGTTTTCGCGCAGTCCATGGCAGATTTTGGAAACCCCATGATCCTTTCCGGTAATTATCAGGTGCTTTCCGTTGCGGCGTACCTTGAAATAACGGGATCTTTCAATCTCTCCACAGGATCGGGGTTAGCTATATTGCTTCTGATCCCTACAATTGTCGCTTTCACACTGCAGAAATACTGGCTTTCGAAAAAATCATACGTTACCATCACCGGAAAACCCTCGACAATGAGCATACTGGAACCAAGTAAAGCTGTGAAAACCCTTTTTACCGTGGTGCTGCTCATTTTCACAGCAGCCATACTGATGTTCTACGGGACAGTCTTCTATGGTTCCTTTACGAAACTGTGGGGTGTCGACCACACACTTTCATTGAAAAACTATAAGTTCGTCTTCGATGTCGGACTTGAATATATAAAAGACACCATAATCCTTGCAGCCGTTGCCACTCCGATTTCTGGAATTCTCGGCATGCTGATCGCCTATTTTGTTTCGCGAAAAGAATTCCCTGGTAAAAGGCTAACAGAAGCTACCTCACTCCTAACTTTCGCTATTCCCGGTACGGTAGTGGGTATTGGATATCTCCTTTCTTTCAACGACAGGCCTTTGATGCTAACGGGAACAGCAGCGATAATCGTATTGATCTTCGTTTTCAGAAACCTCCCGGTGGGGGTACAGAACGGTGTAGCGGCATTAGAGCAAATAGACAGATCAATCGAAGAAGCTTCGCTCGATATGGGAGCAAGCAGTGCTACCACGTTCTGGAAAGTGACATTACCTCTGATAACCCCCGCATTCTTCTCAGGGTTGTTCTTCACGTTCGTTAAAAGCATGACTGCCATAAGCGCCGTAATATTTGTTGTTTCCGGTAGCTGGAATCTCGTCACTGTGGCCATACTTGGATCTGTTGAAAACAGTGATCTGGCTCAAGCGGCCGCATATAGCTATGTTCTAATATTCATCGTGGTTGTTATGATGTTCCTGTTGAGAATGTTAACTTACAGATTTTCTTACGAGCGAAAAATAGCGAGGTGA